One part of the Maridesulfovibrio bastinii DSM 16055 genome encodes these proteins:
- a CDS encoding sensor histidine kinase, which yields MKINLNVVPASTNDNKFYEDTFSTNENLISVRRLERGMDGSPLFFFLLRSEREILNMGKSFVIIYVIFFILSALITSFLGYYFVKKDCLDRIRYLVAQLTDIRSSKSEKTQVEVSGDDELNKLVEGINNTLDTLQSERGKAETANKVKSEFIANISHEIRTPLNSILGMVELLGETRLDKDQSEYVEIVNSAGKNLLSVINDVLEISKIEAGHLKIEKIEFLLGEMVGRVVSLYSLEAAGKNLSLTCNIPENIPERVSGDPTRLRQVLVNLISNAIKFTSDGGVEVSLRLDESCCPPKIFFSVSDSGIGIASDKLDDVFASFYQADSSTSRKYGGTGLGLSISHKLITMMGGQITVDSCLGRGTRFTFYVSLGIS from the coding sequence TTGAAAATTAATCTGAATGTAGTCCCGGCTTCAACCAATGATAATAAATTTTACGAAGACACTTTTAGTACAAATGAAAATTTAATTAGTGTCAGACGTCTTGAAAGGGGCATGGATGGCAGCCCGCTGTTCTTTTTCCTACTCAGGTCAGAGCGTGAAATTCTGAATATGGGAAAGAGTTTTGTAATCATTTATGTGATCTTTTTTATCCTCTCGGCCTTAATAACCTCTTTTTTGGGATATTATTTTGTAAAAAAAGACTGTCTGGACAGAATCAGATATCTAGTCGCCCAGCTTACGGATATACGCAGCAGTAAATCAGAGAAGACTCAGGTTGAGGTTAGCGGTGATGATGAATTGAACAAACTTGTCGAGGGCATAAATAATACTCTTGATACTCTCCAGAGTGAACGTGGCAAAGCTGAAACCGCCAATAAAGTTAAAAGTGAGTTCATCGCCAATATAAGTCATGAGATCAGAACCCCCTTGAATTCCATATTAGGAATGGTTGAACTGCTTGGGGAAACTAGACTTGATAAAGATCAGTCGGAATATGTAGAGATTGTCAATTCGGCAGGTAAAAATCTTCTCTCGGTTATTAATGATGTTCTTGAAATTTCAAAAATAGAGGCCGGGCATCTCAAAATTGAAAAGATAGAGTTTCTGCTCGGAGAAATGGTTGGCAGGGTTGTTTCCCTTTACTCTCTTGAAGCCGCCGGAAAAAATCTTTCTTTAACATGCAATATACCGGAAAATATCCCGGAAAGAGTCTCAGGAGATCCAACTAGACTCAGACAGGTTTTAGTCAATCTTATCAGCAATGCAATTAAATTTACTTCTGATGGCGGAGTAGAGGTTAGCCTCAGGCTGGATGAAAGCTGCTGCCCGCCTAAAATCTTTTTTTCTGTTTCAGATTCCGGGATCGGCATTGCAAGTGATAAACTTGATGATGTTTTTGCCAGCTTCTATCAGGCTGATTCTTCCACTTCCAGAAAATACGGCGGTACAGGACTGGGATTATCTATCTCACACAAGCTTATTACCATGATGGGTGGTCAAATAACTGTTGATAGCTGTCTTGGACGTGGAACCAGATTCACATTTTATGTGAGTCTCGGCATATCCTAA
- the cysS gene encoding cysteine--tRNA ligase has translation MRLYNTLKRKKEEFTPLNDNKVNMYVCGITAYDLCHIGHARSSVVFDVLVRYLKFKGYDVTFVRNFTDVDDKIIKRANESGIDSSELAEKFIQEFYVDMDKLNVLRADIEPKCTEHITEMIKLTETLIEKDHAYPTESGDVYFKVRSFDSYGKLSKRNIEDMRSGARIEPGEEKQDPLDFALWKGAKPGEPAWESPWGLGRPGWHLECSAMSEKYLTLPFDIHGGGQDLSFPHHENEIAQSEAATGKEMARFWVHNGFVQINSEKMSKSLGNFFTIRDITDKFLSETLRYFLLTMHYRSPLDFSFEALEEAEKGIRRVYKAMYQMEEALTKSKWSKAALPEEVTAELDELEKNWDAAMDDDMNTAAALGQVFNAVRLAGRISEEKSWRKSEGGRDAWKRILDDLRKWGSVLGIFCEEPAKFLSELKECMLKRRGIDSAKVEELVEARQEARKNKDFARSDEIRDELVAMGIEVNDTPQGAVWDVI, from the coding sequence ATGCGTCTTTATAACACCCTCAAGCGTAAAAAAGAAGAATTCACTCCTTTAAACGACAACAAAGTCAATATGTATGTTTGCGGTATAACCGCTTATGATCTTTGCCATATCGGTCATGCCAGATCTTCTGTTGTGTTCGATGTTTTGGTTCGTTATCTGAAATTCAAGGGATATGACGTAACCTTTGTCCGCAATTTTACTGATGTTGATGATAAAATTATTAAACGCGCCAATGAATCCGGAATTGATTCTTCAGAACTTGCTGAAAAGTTTATTCAGGAATTTTACGTTGATATGGATAAGCTCAATGTGCTCAGAGCGGATATTGAACCTAAGTGTACTGAGCATATAACCGAAATGATCAAATTGACTGAGACTTTGATTGAAAAGGATCATGCTTATCCCACTGAATCCGGGGATGTCTATTTCAAGGTCCGTTCATTTGATAGTTACGGTAAACTTTCCAAGCGCAATATTGAAGATATGCGCTCCGGTGCTCGGATTGAACCGGGTGAAGAAAAACAGGATCCGCTTGATTTTGCCCTCTGGAAAGGAGCAAAACCCGGTGAACCTGCATGGGAAAGCCCCTGGGGTCTCGGACGTCCGGGATGGCACCTTGAGTGTTCAGCCATGAGTGAGAAATATCTGACTCTTCCTTTTGATATTCATGGCGGTGGACAGGATCTCAGTTTCCCGCATCATGAAAATGAAATTGCCCAGAGTGAAGCCGCAACAGGCAAAGAAATGGCCCGGTTCTGGGTCCATAACGGTTTTGTGCAGATTAATTCAGAAAAAATGTCCAAGTCTCTTGGAAACTTTTTTACAATCCGCGACATTACAGACAAATTTCTTTCTGAAACTCTGCGCTATTTTCTGCTTACAATGCATTATCGCAGCCCTCTTGATTTTTCCTTTGAAGCCCTTGAAGAAGCTGAGAAGGGAATCCGCAGGGTTTATAAAGCTATGTATCAGATGGAAGAAGCGCTTACAAAATCAAAATGGTCAAAAGCCGCTCTGCCTGAAGAAGTTACCGCTGAGCTGGATGAGCTTGAGAAAAACTGGGATGCTGCAATGGATGATGATATGAATACCGCTGCTGCTTTGGGTCAGGTCTTTAATGCCGTTCGTCTTGCCGGAAGAATTTCTGAGGAAAAATCGTGGAGAAAAAGTGAAGGCGGGCGTGACGCCTGGAAGCGTATTCTTGATGACCTGCGCAAATGGGGTTCTGTTCTCGGAATTTTTTGCGAGGAACCTGCAAAGTTTTTGTCAGAACTTAAGGAATGCATGCTCAAAAGGCGTGGTATTGATTCAGCTAAAGTGGAAGAACTTGTTGAGGCCCGTCAGGAAGCCCGTAAAAATAAAGATTTTGCCCGGTCTGATGAAATCAGAGATGAACTCGTTGCAATGGGCATCGAAGTAAATGACACCCCTCAGGGAGCTGTATGGGATGTTATTTAG
- the ispD gene encoding 2-C-methyl-D-erythritol 4-phosphate cytidylyltransferase yields MSSSGDFWAVILAAGSGTRLAASVGGVKKQYLNWKGMPLFWHSATTFSRIPRIKGLVFVFPPSDIDKMKERVDELNSSCSLGLTYKVVSGGERRQDSVFNGLKDLPATCSHVLIHDSARPFASASMISSIIDELDKGASGVVPAVKVTDTIKTVNGNTITGTPDRSDLRAVQTPQGFPLHLIRKAHEISDGEGWNVTDDASMLEMMGESVVVCQGEESNIKITNPEDLAKLEETKMYVPCVGWGYDVHRYGSGRPMVLGGIPIPGGPEVVAHSDGDVLYHALADAILGLFGGGDIGLHFPDTDAALENMSSGIIVMEALSKAEAEGIKIVHADLTVIAQIPKLAPYREQIRKNVASVMGLPQSRVNVKATTEEKLGFTGEKKGIKAVATVTGVRLADVDG; encoded by the coding sequence ATGAGCTCATCCGGTGATTTCTGGGCAGTTATATTAGCTGCCGGCAGTGGAACCAGACTTGCCGCTTCAGTCGGCGGAGTTAAAAAGCAATACCTTAACTGGAAAGGAATGCCGCTTTTCTGGCATTCAGCCACTACTTTTTCCCGTATTCCCCGCATCAAGGGCTTAGTCTTTGTTTTCCCCCCTTCAGATATTGATAAAATGAAAGAGCGTGTAGATGAGCTGAACAGCAGTTGCTCTCTCGGGCTGACTTATAAAGTTGTCTCAGGAGGGGAGAGAAGGCAGGATTCTGTTTTCAACGGACTTAAAGACCTTCCGGCTACATGTTCCCACGTACTCATTCACGATTCTGCAAGACCTTTTGCCTCCGCTTCCATGATAAGCTCCATTATCGATGAGCTTGATAAGGGTGCTTCTGGAGTTGTTCCGGCTGTAAAAGTCACTGATACGATTAAAACCGTTAATGGCAATACAATTACAGGAACCCCGGACAGGTCAGACCTTAGAGCTGTTCAGACCCCTCAGGGTTTCCCGCTGCATCTGATCCGGAAAGCCCATGAAATTTCAGACGGCGAAGGTTGGAACGTGACTGACGATGCTTCAATGCTCGAAATGATGGGAGAAAGCGTCGTTGTCTGTCAGGGTGAAGAAAGTAATATCAAAATCACAAATCCTGAAGACCTTGCTAAACTTGAGGAGACTAAAATGTATGTCCCGTGCGTAGGCTGGGGGTATGATGTTCACCGTTACGGTTCCGGACGTCCGATGGTTCTGGGTGGAATACCCATTCCCGGAGGGCCTGAAGTCGTAGCTCATTCTGATGGAGATGTCCTTTATCATGCTCTTGCCGATGCCATTTTAGGGCTTTTCGGTGGCGGAGATATCGGATTGCACTTTCCTGATACGGATGCAGCCCTTGAAAATATGAGCAGCGGCATTATTGTTATGGAAGCTTTGTCCAAAGCTGAAGCTGAAGGAATTAAAATAGTCCATGCCGACCTGACTGTGATTGCACAGATTCCCAAGCTTGCTCCCTACAGAGAACAGATAAGGAAGAATGTGGCTTCTGTCATGGGACTTCCGCAGAGTAGAGTTAATGTAAAAGCTACGACAGAAGAAAAGCTCGGGTTTACCGGAGAAAAAAAAGGAATCAAAGCAGTTGCCACTGTAACCGGTGTAAGACTTGCTGACGTGGATGGATAA
- a CDS encoding zinc ribbon domain-containing protein, translated as MYEKQIEQLVILQKVDDEIILLESEIDQAPKDVAALESRHASLTKRKTQIEEKLEMLRDQQKRLELEIEEDDVKIKKSKSKLMMVGNTKEYHAMMREMDSLEKLNRLREDEKVTIMEETERQKDALKDIDEKFSVLNSELEEKRIGLKTRLEQAQGDLDKLNTRRRKACDAIPEPILNRYEFIRSRLEHPVIVPVEDAICSGCHIMIPPQIYNDLQKGHQIISCPNCQRLIFWIEHFPESARPESMKKPAAE; from the coding sequence ATGTATGAAAAACAGATTGAACAGCTTGTTATTCTTCAAAAGGTAGACGACGAAATCATTCTGCTCGAATCCGAAATTGATCAGGCTCCCAAGGATGTTGCGGCACTTGAGTCGCGCCATGCCTCACTTACCAAACGTAAAACTCAGATTGAAGAAAAGCTTGAAATGCTGAGAGATCAGCAGAAGCGTCTTGAGCTTGAAATCGAAGAGGACGACGTTAAGATCAAAAAGAGCAAAAGCAAGCTGATGATGGTAGGTAATACCAAGGAATATCATGCCATGATGCGTGAAATGGACAGCCTTGAGAAGCTTAACAGGCTTCGTGAGGATGAAAAAGTCACCATTATGGAAGAGACTGAACGTCAGAAAGATGCTCTGAAAGATATTGATGAAAAATTTTCTGTCCTCAACAGTGAGCTTGAGGAAAAACGCATCGGCCTTAAAACCCGTCTGGAACAGGCTCAGGGTGATCTGGACAAGTTGAATACCCGTCGTCGCAAAGCCTGTGACGCGATCCCCGAACCTATCCTCAACAGATATGAGTTCATACGTTCTCGCCTTGAACATCCTGTTATTGTTCCGGTTGAAGATGCTATCTGCTCTGGATGTCATATTATGATTCCTCCTCAGATTTACAACGATCTTCAGAAAGGCCATCAGATTATCAGCTGCCCCAACTGCCAGCGTCTTATATTCTGGATAGAGCATTTCCCCGAATCTGCCCGTCCTGAATCCATGAAGAAGCCGGCAGCGGAATAG
- a CDS encoding Nif3-like dinuclear metal center hexameric protein — protein MKTSEIINLIESHAPTVFAASWDNSGVQVAGREREVAKLAVALDPLPETIASAIESGARFVLTHHPLTLEPRLPNKLDGFHEVLRMLLSTETTLFSSHTSLDVQIAGPVSWPARDLGLENIKVLDETARAGDGEILGFGCIGSLSSAMSFDDFAGKVAELSGCSVLSVCGPLPEKVATVAMCPGSGSSMMDEAFKAGADVYITGDVKYHPAQEAGGAVIDVGHFSLEEEMMRRFALVLRGELEPNGVDVQFFKGHDPFAYYVDGIRHKSLS, from the coding sequence ATGAAAACATCTGAAATCATCAACCTTATCGAATCCCATGCTCCAACGGTTTTTGCCGCATCATGGGATAACAGCGGAGTTCAGGTTGCAGGGCGCGAGCGTGAAGTTGCAAAACTTGCGGTAGCTTTAGACCCGCTTCCTGAGACGATTGCGAGTGCTATTGAGAGTGGAGCACGCTTTGTGCTGACTCATCATCCTCTGACTCTTGAACCGCGTTTGCCGAATAAGCTGGACGGGTTTCATGAGGTCTTAAGGATGCTTTTGAGCACCGAGACAACTCTTTTTTCAAGCCATACTTCTCTGGATGTTCAGATTGCGGGACCGGTCAGCTGGCCTGCGAGAGATCTGGGGCTTGAAAATATAAAGGTTCTTGATGAGACAGCGCGCGCAGGGGATGGCGAAATCTTAGGCTTCGGCTGCATAGGGTCCTTATCTTCAGCAATGTCGTTTGACGATTTTGCGGGAAAAGTGGCAGAGCTCAGCGGATGTTCTGTTTTATCTGTCTGCGGTCCGTTGCCGGAGAAAGTCGCTACCGTTGCTATGTGTCCGGGTTCCGGGTCTTCAATGATGGATGAAGCTTTTAAAGCAGGGGCTGACGTCTACATTACCGGAGATGTGAAATATCACCCGGCACAGGAAGCTGGCGGAGCAGTTATAGATGTGGGGCATTTTTCACTGGAAGAGGAAATGATGCGCCGCTTTGCCCTCGTATTGCGTGGCGAGCTTGAACCGAACGGAGTGGATGTACAATTTTTCAAAGGCCATGATCCGTTTGCTTATTATGTTGACGGAATCAGGCACAAAAGCCTGAGTTAG
- the rfaE2 gene encoding D-glycero-beta-D-manno-heptose 1-phosphate adenylyltransferase, giving the protein MSDKPNFELDSPKIVTDSEFGLLRGSFSPGTRVVFTNGCFDILHAGHVDLLTRAAKQGDILVLGLNSDTSVRSIKGSKRPVNSERHRAFVLAGLGVIDYVILFDEDTPYNLISSVRPDILVKGGDWSVDNIVGRDIVEENGGKVLSLPFLPGYSTTGLLKRIHEEDIR; this is encoded by the coding sequence TTGAGCGATAAGCCGAATTTTGAATTAGACAGTCCGAAGATAGTTACAGACTCAGAATTCGGATTGCTGCGCGGATCTTTTTCGCCGGGAACCAGAGTCGTTTTCACCAACGGCTGCTTTGATATTCTGCACGCCGGTCATGTTGATCTGCTGACTCGCGCTGCGAAACAGGGGGATATCCTTGTTCTCGGGCTTAATAGTGATACCTCTGTGCGGTCGATTAAAGGGAGCAAACGCCCTGTAAATTCCGAGCGGCACCGTGCTTTTGTGCTGGCGGGACTTGGCGTAATAGATTATGTAATTCTCTTCGATGAGGACACTCCGTACAACCTGATATCCTCTGTCAGGCCGGATATACTGGTTAAAGGCGGCGACTGGAGTGTGGATAATATTGTCGGGCGTGATATCGTGGAGGAAAACGGCGGAAAGGTGCTTAGCCTTCCATTCCTGCCGGGATATTCCACAACAGGTCTTCTAAAACGTATTCATGAAGAAGATATCCGTTAG
- a CDS encoding YkgJ family cysteine cluster protein, with product MSEHDASEDFLDSLPELEAGKTFAFSCHPGISCFNACCGDLNLMMTPYDVLRLRTSLGMDSKKFVNTHLEISRTPETGFPMVRLRMLDNRKRSCPFVRDSGCSVYLNRPGACRTYPLGRASRLDDDGNVIEQFFIVKEPHCNGFKETKEWTSTEWLKDQGLEKYNEVNDRYMRLMTKVRRMGRALDDRQLNMAFLALFQIDNFKNFIKDMNVFSRLDVSEAEQNAIYEDDEKCLDFALNWIELVVTGECENLSPKK from the coding sequence ATGTCTGAGCATGACGCAAGTGAAGATTTTCTGGACAGTCTGCCCGAGCTTGAAGCCGGCAAAACTTTTGCTTTTTCCTGTCACCCCGGTATTTCCTGTTTTAATGCCTGCTGCGGTGATCTGAATCTGATGATGACTCCTTATGATGTTCTGCGCCTGCGTACATCTCTTGGCATGGACAGTAAAAAATTTGTTAACACTCATCTCGAAATTTCACGTACTCCGGAAACAGGATTTCCTATGGTTCGTCTGCGCATGCTTGATAACCGCAAACGCAGTTGCCCGTTTGTGCGGGATTCCGGTTGCTCTGTATACCTGAACAGACCCGGAGCATGCAGAACATACCCCCTTGGCAGGGCTTCACGCCTTGACGATGACGGTAATGTTATTGAGCAGTTTTTTATTGTTAAAGAACCCCATTGTAACGGTTTTAAAGAGACTAAAGAGTGGACCAGCACTGAATGGTTGAAGGATCAGGGCCTTGAAAAATACAATGAAGTAAATGACCGCTACATGCGCCTGATGACTAAAGTAAGACGTATGGGCCGGGCTCTTGATGACCGCCAGCTGAACATGGCCTTTCTGGCCCTTTTCCAGATTGACAATTTTAAAAATTTCATCAAAGACATGAATGTTTTTTCAAGGCTTGATGTCAGTGAAGCCGAACAGAACGCTATTTATGAAGATGATGAAAAGTGTCTTGATTTTGCGCTGAACTGGATTGAGCTGGTTGTCACTGGTGAGTGTGAAAATTTAAGTCCGAAAAAATAG
- a CDS encoding glycosyltransferase family A protein, whose product MSSVQPEIFKYINESVNPACRKLLLGSVGGNHLLEAGLRSLDHDSNLAVELLSAAWCASPVDGRIAATLMSVDGLLALLPDDMAVCIKNVAEHWKRPENLSYFMRLAGRRDFDKIGSYLISNIEKDSGNFFWIQQGLIHAAFRGDYDFASAVLKPLKKSMLPVWNAMRSWFAFLEEDNDQALNLLIESGKSFGLFNFCSLAASVFLKLGEKEKAVSILGETVSAQPWRTSELLRLHDIVKGIDNRLPSVPENLVILLYSYNKAEELDATFRSLFKSDLGNARIIILDNGSTDSSSCVIDKWQDSFSSRLKRIDLPVNIGAAAARNWLMTTAEVKASEYVLYLDDDVEVPENWLHYFAAAVENYPDAGAWGCRVVDFSAPRIMQSVDLHLVQPEGSEGDGPEYNLGEISPNPFKVSDLHHQGLDSGNFNFMRPCSSVTGCCHLFKTSRLLDNGGFSLFLSPSQYDDMEHDIRLCLQEEWPVYQGHLRILHRKNTGNASRLSAKQESNAIGNKYKMQAMHPRSEILKIMAEEEKILRDDLRTKLDFLCRQGVIA is encoded by the coding sequence ATGAGTTCTGTTCAGCCAGAAATTTTTAAGTATATAAATGAGTCAGTCAATCCGGCCTGTAGAAAACTGCTGCTGGGCTCTGTAGGTGGAAATCATCTGCTTGAAGCCGGTCTGCGCAGTCTTGATCATGATTCAAACCTTGCTGTTGAGTTGCTGTCGGCAGCATGGTGTGCTTCCCCTGTCGATGGAAGGATAGCTGCCACGCTAATGTCAGTGGACGGGCTTTTAGCTCTTTTGCCTGATGATATGGCCGTCTGCATAAAAAATGTAGCTGAGCACTGGAAGCGTCCTGAAAATCTTTCTTATTTTATGCGTCTCGCCGGTAGACGTGATTTTGATAAAATAGGTTCTTACCTCATCTCTAATATTGAAAAAGACAGTGGAAATTTTTTCTGGATTCAGCAGGGGCTTATACATGCTGCTTTTAGAGGCGATTATGACTTTGCATCTGCCGTGCTGAAACCGCTAAAAAAAAGTATGCTCCCGGTATGGAACGCTATGCGGAGCTGGTTCGCTTTTTTGGAAGAGGATAATGATCAGGCTTTAAATCTGCTTATAGAAAGTGGAAAAAGTTTTGGCCTGTTTAACTTTTGCAGTCTTGCGGCTTCGGTTTTCCTGAAACTTGGAGAAAAGGAAAAGGCTGTATCCATTCTTGGGGAAACCGTTTCTGCCCAACCGTGGAGAACAAGTGAACTCCTGCGCTTGCACGATATAGTAAAAGGAATAGATAACCGTCTGCCGTCTGTTCCTGAAAATTTGGTTATTCTGCTTTATTCATACAACAAGGCCGAAGAACTGGACGCCACTTTTCGGTCACTTTTCAAATCTGATCTTGGTAATGCCCGTATTATTATCCTTGATAATGGTTCCACTGATTCTTCCTCATGCGTCATAGACAAGTGGCAGGATTCTTTTTCTTCGCGGCTTAAGAGGATTGATCTTCCTGTTAATATAGGAGCCGCCGCAGCCAGAAACTGGCTGATGACCACTGCTGAAGTCAAAGCAAGTGAATATGTATTATATCTTGATGATGATGTAGAAGTTCCTGAAAACTGGCTCCATTATTTTGCAGCTGCTGTTGAAAATTATCCTGATGCCGGAGCGTGGGGCTGCCGGGTTGTTGATTTTTCTGCGCCACGGATTATGCAGTCTGTCGATCTCCATCTGGTTCAGCCGGAAGGAAGCGAAGGTGACGGTCCTGAATATAATCTCGGTGAAATAAGTCCTAATCCTTTTAAAGTTTCTGATCTTCATCATCAGGGGCTTGATTCCGGAAATTTTAATTTTATGCGCCCCTGTTCTTCCGTAACAGGCTGCTGCCACCTTTTCAAAACTTCAAGGCTGCTTGACAATGGAGGGTTTTCCCTGTTCCTTTCTCCATCCCAGTATGATGATATGGAACACGATATCAGGCTCTGTCTGCAAGAAGAGTGGCCTGTGTATCAGGGACATCTGCGGATTCTGCACCGAAAGAATACCGGAAATGCGAGCCGGCTTTCCGCAAAGCAGGAAAGCAATGCCATAGGCAATAAATATAAGATGCAGGCAATGCATCCCAGAAGTGAAATTTTAAAGATCATGGCAGAAGAAGAAAAAATTCTGCGTGACGACCTGCGGACAAAGCTTGATTTTTTATGCCGTCAGGGAGTAATCGCCTGA
- the thpR gene encoding RNA 2',3'-cyclic phosphodiesterase has translation MKKIRTFFAIPLPDEWKSRFGDVQNSLKENVTSKVSWVKPENMHITLRFLGNLTEAELEKYISYAKNLEFSSFNVSLSGISGFPFLKQPRVVWAGIAQGKDSVKQLAVALQEALKNEEEILERKNFNAHVTLARVRSFSGENWENLVRPFSVETLPVYLAEYFCLYQSELTPSGPVYTELKRFDLS, from the coding sequence ATGAAAAAAATAAGAACATTCTTCGCTATCCCGCTTCCTGACGAATGGAAGAGCCGCTTTGGTGACGTTCAGAATTCCCTGAAAGAGAATGTCACTTCGAAAGTCTCATGGGTGAAACCTGAAAATATGCATATCACTCTCCGCTTTCTTGGTAATCTTACTGAGGCTGAGCTTGAAAAATATATTTCCTATGCAAAAAATCTTGAATTTTCTTCTTTTAATGTCAGTTTGTCCGGCATATCCGGCTTCCCTTTTTTAAAGCAGCCAAGAGTTGTCTGGGCGGGTATAGCGCAAGGCAAAGATAGTGTTAAACAGCTGGCAGTAGCTTTGCAGGAAGCCCTTAAAAATGAGGAAGAGATTCTGGAAAGAAAGAATTTTAATGCCCACGTGACTCTGGCCAGAGTGAGATCTTTTTCAGGAGAAAACTGGGAAAATCTAGTCCGTCCGTTCAGTGTTGAAACTCTTCCGGTTTACTTGGCAGAATATTTTTGCCTTTACCAAAGTGAACTGACTCCGTCCGGTCCGGTTTACACTGAGCTGAAGCGCTTTGATCTTAGCTGA
- a CDS encoding CinA family protein translates to MEKLVSEIGELLVSKGWTMSTAESCTGGLVAATLTDVSGSSRWFSGAIVAYSNEIKMAMLDVSEKTLIDHGAVSEETVLEMADGVSKKLGTQVGISLSGVAGPTGGSAEKPVGTVWMGWHIGDKTFARKCLFSGDRAAVKKQSLEYVLETLRDQLL, encoded by the coding sequence ATGGAAAAGCTCGTTTCTGAAATTGGTGAACTGCTTGTCTCCAAAGGATGGACTATGTCTACTGCCGAGTCATGCACCGGTGGTCTCGTTGCTGCAACACTGACTGATGTTTCCGGCAGTTCGCGCTGGTTCAGCGGTGCAATTGTCGCTTATTCCAACGAGATAAAAATGGCTATGCTTGATGTTTCGGAAAAGACCCTGATTGACCATGGTGCGGTCAGTGAAGAGACCGTTCTGGAGATGGCTGACGGTGTAAGCAAAAAGCTCGGAACACAGGTGGGAATATCTCTTTCGGGCGTTGCAGGTCCTACAGGTGGCTCTGCTGAAAAACCTGTTGGAACAGTCTGGATGGGCTGGCATATCGGAGACAAAACTTTTGCCCGCAAGTGCCTTTTTAGTGGAGACCGGGCTGCAGTTAAAAAGCAGAGTCTTGAGTATGTGCTTGAAACTCTGAGAGATCAGCTTCTGTAA